In one window of Thermodesulfobacteriota bacterium DNA:
- a CDS encoding transcriptional repressor — MEKDLDRILSEITGRGFRLTRVRRAVVELFLERGLPLSAADVTAALRPGNSSINKTTIYRELAFLEEHGIIKEIRFLHERVKRYELAGGEHHHHLICVKCRKVEDIVLEGDLEEEEQRILESTGFRVLNHSLEFVGLCQGCR, encoded by the coding sequence ATGGAAAAGGACCTGGACCGCATACTCTCGGAGATAACCGGCCGGGGGTTCAGGCTCACCCGCGTAAGGAGGGCCGTCGTCGAGCTGTTCCTTGAGCGCGGCCTCCCCCTTTCCGCCGCCGACGTGACCGCGGCCCTGCGGCCCGGGAACTCGTCCATAAACAAGACTACCATCTACAGGGAGCTCGCCTTCCTGGAGGAGCACGGCATCATAAAGGAGATACGTTTCCTGCACGAGAGGGTGAAGCGTTACGAGCTTGCCGGAGGCGAGCACCACCATCACCTTATATGCGTGAAGTGCAGGAAGGTGGAGGACATAGTACTTGAGGGCGACCTGGAAGAAGAGGAGCAGCGGATACTCGAATCGACCGGGTTCAGGGTCCTAAACCACTCTCTCGAATTCGTCGGCTTATGCCAGGGGTGCAGGTGA